The proteins below come from a single Fodinicola acaciae genomic window:
- a CDS encoding helix-turn-helix transcriptional regulator: MTDPAEQLRRRELAEFLRSRRERISPEQVGLPPSGRRRTPGLRREEVAQLAGVGVTWYTWLEQGRDIHASEQVLEAVSRTLRFDRHERAHLFRLAGATPPDFAKSCGAIPPEMELVLEQLRPFPASIVNARYDLLAYNRVYATWVCDLDAMPFEERNTLWLAFTHPAWRATMVNWEESVQQMVGQYRAAMTDHIAEPTWKCLVTRLRQASPEFVELWERHDVAWSSSRSKQLLHAEHGLLELNYTQLWLDQRLGTRMVTYAPATEETRLKLAKLDANAS; this comes from the coding sequence GTGACCGATCCCGCCGAACAGCTCCGCCGCCGCGAGCTGGCCGAGTTTCTGCGCAGCCGGCGCGAGCGCATCTCGCCGGAGCAGGTCGGCCTGCCGCCGTCCGGCCGCCGTCGTACGCCGGGACTGCGCCGCGAGGAGGTCGCGCAGCTCGCCGGTGTCGGGGTGACCTGGTACACCTGGCTGGAACAGGGACGCGACATCCACGCTTCCGAGCAGGTGCTGGAAGCGGTCAGCCGTACGCTGCGCTTCGACCGGCACGAGCGCGCGCACCTGTTCCGGCTGGCCGGCGCCACGCCACCGGACTTCGCCAAGTCGTGCGGCGCCATCCCGCCGGAGATGGAGCTGGTGCTGGAGCAGCTGCGGCCCTTCCCCGCGTCGATCGTGAACGCGCGCTATGACCTGCTCGCGTACAACCGCGTCTACGCGACCTGGGTCTGCGACCTGGACGCGATGCCGTTCGAGGAGCGCAACACGCTGTGGTTGGCGTTCACCCACCCGGCGTGGCGCGCGACGATGGTCAACTGGGAGGAGAGCGTCCAGCAGATGGTCGGCCAGTATCGCGCCGCGATGACCGACCACATCGCAGAGCCGACCTGGAAATGCCTGGTCACCCGGCTGCGGCAGGCCTCACCGGAGTTCGTCGAGCTGTGGGAACGGCACGACGTGGCCTGGTCGAGCAGCCGGTCCAAGCAGCTGCTGCACGCCGAGCACGGGTTGCTGGAGCTCAACTACACGCAGCTGTGGCTCGACCAGCGGCTCGGCACGCGGATGGTCACCTACGCACCGGCCACCGAGGAGACCCGGCTCAAGCTCGCCAAACTCGACGCCAACGCCTCCTGA
- a CDS encoding MFS transporter: MTVRPIDVRAVQVTRKAAAPELTGVGLLTLYMGAFLSIGDFFIVNVALPTIGADLHASAALLELVVAGYGIAYALLLVLGGRLGDAFGRRRLFIAGIVAFTVTSLACGLAPDAATLVVARVLQGASAAMMVPQVLSTIQAATSVRTRGRAIAMYGAVGGVGSLAGQLAGGLLVAANLAGTGWRPIFLVNVPIGVIALVLALRTVPPTRSHDPARVDVPGTVLLGLAVLLLMVPLTTGRTFGWPVWSIAMLVAFPVAAVAFVLLERRQERSGRLPLVPPSLMRVASMRRGLLVSVPFFVGFGGFMFCFAVTLQTDLHMTALQAGLTLAPLGIAYLFTSLSSAWLVDRFGRVVLSIGGAGMAVGFTVLAVSAYADWSHLTPLALAPGMVIIGASQGVVMSPIFRVVLSDVPADRAGAGSGVLITTQQTALAVGVGIIGGVFLALSAIDAGRTAFAVVLGVDVAVGLVVAVGSHWLPNPSSRPARVLAES, from the coding sequence ATGACCGTACGACCAATCGATGTCCGCGCTGTGCAGGTGACGCGGAAGGCGGCCGCGCCGGAGCTCACCGGCGTGGGTCTGCTGACTCTCTACATGGGTGCGTTTCTGTCCATCGGCGACTTCTTCATCGTCAACGTCGCGCTGCCGACGATCGGTGCCGACCTGCATGCTTCCGCGGCGCTGCTGGAGCTTGTGGTGGCCGGCTATGGCATCGCGTACGCGCTGCTGCTGGTGCTCGGTGGCCGGCTCGGCGACGCCTTTGGCCGCCGCCGGCTGTTCATCGCCGGCATCGTCGCCTTCACCGTCACCTCACTGGCCTGCGGCTTGGCCCCGGACGCCGCGACACTGGTGGTGGCGCGGGTGCTGCAGGGCGCGTCGGCGGCGATGATGGTGCCGCAGGTGCTGTCCACGATCCAGGCGGCGACGAGCGTACGCACGCGTGGCCGCGCCATCGCGATGTATGGCGCTGTCGGCGGTGTCGGCAGCCTGGCCGGTCAGCTGGCCGGTGGCCTGCTGGTCGCGGCCAACCTGGCCGGCACCGGCTGGCGGCCGATCTTCCTGGTCAACGTGCCGATCGGTGTCATCGCGCTGGTGCTGGCGCTGCGTACGGTCCCGCCGACGCGGTCGCACGATCCGGCGCGGGTCGACGTGCCGGGGACGGTGTTGCTCGGTCTGGCGGTGCTGCTGCTGATGGTGCCGCTGACGACCGGTCGTACGTTTGGTTGGCCGGTGTGGAGCATCGCGATGCTGGTCGCGTTTCCGGTTGCCGCCGTCGCTTTCGTGCTGTTGGAACGACGGCAGGAGCGCTCCGGCCGGCTGCCGCTGGTGCCGCCGTCGCTGATGCGGGTCGCCAGCATGCGCCGCGGCCTGCTCGTGTCCGTGCCATTCTTCGTCGGCTTCGGCGGTTTCATGTTCTGCTTCGCGGTGACGCTGCAGACGGACCTGCACATGACCGCGTTGCAGGCCGGCCTGACGCTGGCGCCGCTCGGCATCGCGTACCTGTTCACGTCGCTGTCCTCGGCCTGGCTGGTCGACCGCTTCGGCCGCGTGGTGCTGTCGATCGGCGGTGCCGGCATGGCCGTCGGTTTCACCGTGCTGGCGGTGTCCGCGTACGCCGACTGGTCGCACCTGACACCGCTGGCGCTCGCGCCGGGGATGGTGATCATCGGCGCGAGCCAGGGCGTGGTGATGAGTCCGATCTTCCGCGTCGTGTTGTCCGACGTACCGGCCGACCGCGCCGGCGCCGGCAGCGGCGTACTCATCACGACGCAGCAGACCGCGCTGGCCGTCGGCGTGGGGATCATCGGCGGCGTTTTCCTCGCGCTGTCGGCGATCGACGCCGGGCGAACGGCGTTTGCCGTGGTCCTCGGCGTGGACGTCGCTGTCGGCCTGGTGGTCGCGGTCGGCAGCCACTGGCTCCCCAACCCCTCCAGCCGACCCGCCCGAGTCCTCGCCGAGTCCTAG